The following proteins come from a genomic window of bacterium:
- a CDS encoding beta-lactamase family protein — MKKRCFLLFISLLPLNPALPHTRSDRIQTLRRALPVIETIYRDHAQAHHLPGLAFGVVLDSTLVCSGGYGYADLALKTPATPQSLFRIASMTKSITAMAILLLRDQGKLSLDDPAEEYIPEMKNLEYPVPDAPKITIRHLLTHTAGFPEDNPWGDRQLAVSDQRLLDLVKNGISFSNVPGVAYEYSNLGFALLGRIIAVVSGQPYQKFIQTQILQPLAMHHSIWDYSQAPRDLLAWGYGWEGGQWIPIALLPDGAYAAMGGLITSIDDFSKYMIYHLSAWPPGADQRNVPVSAASLREMQQPWIFNNLNASFRYPNGRSSPLVSCYGYGLRWIKDGEGRVSLSHGGGLPGFGSQWRILPEYGIGVAAFSNRTYADLGTANDAVLDTCIALLGLSKRPTPVTAILLQRRDQLAALLPDWQVTDPDLFGDNFFLDQSIDSLRTTFRRLYAELGPVAGIGEMAAQNRLRGSFIVDGKKADLELFFTLTPQNPPRIQQLKWKIIR; from the coding sequence ATGAAAAAGCGATGTTTTCTGTTGTTCATCTCTCTGCTGCCGTTAAACCCTGCCCTGCCGCATACTCGTTCCGACCGCATTCAAACTCTTCGCCGCGCTCTGCCGGTCATTGAAACGATCTATCGAGATCACGCCCAGGCCCACCACCTTCCAGGTCTGGCTTTCGGCGTGGTGCTCGATAGCACGCTGGTCTGCTCCGGCGGCTACGGTTATGCGGATCTCGCGCTCAAGACGCCGGCCACTCCCCAATCGCTCTTTCGCATCGCCTCCATGACGAAGAGCATCACGGCCATGGCGATCCTGTTGCTGCGCGATCAGGGAAAGCTGTCGCTGGATGATCCGGCTGAAGAGTATATCCCGGAGATGAAGAACCTGGAGTATCCGGTGCCGGATGCGCCCAAGATCACGATTCGCCACCTGTTGACGCATACCGCCGGTTTTCCTGAAGACAATCCGTGGGGGGACCGGCAACTGGCTGTCTCTGACCAGCGTCTGCTGGACCTGGTGAAAAACGGCATCTCGTTTTCCAATGTTCCCGGCGTGGCTTATGAATACAGCAATCTGGGATTCGCGCTGCTGGGCCGCATCATCGCCGTCGTATCCGGACAGCCCTATCAGAAATTCATCCAGACGCAGATTCTCCAACCTCTGGCTATGCATCATTCCATCTGGGATTACTCCCAAGCGCCCCGTGATCTGCTGGCCTGGGGCTATGGCTGGGAAGGGGGGCAGTGGATCCCTATCGCGTTGCTGCCGGATGGCGCCTATGCCGCCATGGGCGGATTGATCACCTCCATCGATGATTTCAGCAAGTACATGATCTATCACCTCAGCGCCTGGCCGCCGGGCGCCGATCAGCGGAACGTACCGGTGTCAGCCGCTTCGTTGCGGGAGATGCAACAGCCCTGGATTTTTAATAATCTCAATGCCTCTTTTCGCTATCCCAACGGCCGCTCGAGCCCGCTGGTCTCTTGTTATGGATATGGTTTACGCTGGATAAAGGACGGTGAAGGCAGAGTGTCGCTGAGCCACGGCGGTGGTCTGCCCGGATTCGGCAGCCAGTGGCGGATTCTGCCCGAATATGGAATCGGGGTGGCGGCTTTCAGCAACCGGACCTATGCGGATTTGGGGACTGCGAACGATGCGGTTCTGGATACCTGCATCGCACTCCTGGGCCTGTCCAAACGGCCGACGCCGGTGACCGCCATTCTGCTGCAGAGACGGGACCAACTTGCAGCCCTGCTGCCGGATTGGCAAGTGACTGATCCGGATCTGTTCGGCGACAATTTTTTTCTCGATCAATCCATCGACTCGTTGAGAACAACCTTCCGCAGGTTGTATGCGGAGCTCGGTCCGGTCGCCGGCATCGGCGAGATGGCGGCGCAAAATCGATTGCGCGGCAGTTTTATCGTGGACGGGAAAAAGGCGGATCTGGAACTCTTCTTCACTCTTACGCCGCAGAATCCGCCGCGGATTCAACAGCTGAAATGGAAAATCATTCGCTGA